From Silurus meridionalis isolate SWU-2019-XX chromosome 14, ASM1480568v1, whole genome shotgun sequence, a single genomic window includes:
- the dctn5 gene encoding dynactin subunit 5 gives MELSEILYNKAEYIETASGNKVSRQSVLCGSQNIVLNGKTIVMNDCIIRGDLANVRVGRHCVIKSRSVIRPPFKKFSKGVAFFPLHIGDHVFIEEDCVVNAAQIGSYVHIGKNCVIGRRCVLKDCCKILDNTVLPPETVVPPFTVFSGCPGLFTGELPECTQELMIDVTKSYYQKFLPLSQI, from the exons ATGGAGCTGAGTGAAATTTTATACAACAAGGCCGAGTACATCGAGACA GCGTCGGGCAACAAAGTGAGCAGGCAGTCGGTTCTGTGTGGGAGCCAGAACATCGTCCTGAACGGAAAA ACCATAGTGATGAACGACTGCATCATCAGGGGAGATCTGGCTAACGTCAGAGTGGGGAGGCACTGCGTCATCAAGAGCAGGAGCGTGATCCGGCCGCCGTTTAAAAAGTTCAGCAAAGG GGTGGCTTTTTTCCCGTTGCACATCGGAGACCACGTGTTCATCGAAGAGGACTGCGTGGTAAACGCGGCTCAGATCGGCTCGTACGTTCACATCGGGAAAAACTGCGTTATC GGGCGGCGTTGCGTGTTAAAGGACTGCTGTAAAATCCTGGATAACACGGTGCTGCCTCCAGAGACGGTCGTTCCTCCGTTCACAGTGTTCTCCGGATGTCCAG ggtTATTTACTGGGGAGCTTCCGGAGTGCACACAGGAGCTGATGATCGACGTGACCAAGAGCTACTATCAGAAATTCCTCCCGCTCAGCCAAATCTAA
- the rpusd1 gene encoding RNA pseudouridylate synthase domain-containing protein 1 isoform X1, producing the protein MRSGLKWPLHDGPKKNLSMEPASVENLCVLYHSADYLVLNKHWDIRIDSKLWSETHTVQKQLMHRFPQLADPQTHYGFRFCHQLDFSTSGALCVALNKAAAGQAYRCFKDRTVTKAYLALVRGTVTDGRMTLDAAIGKNTTEGKTHMMCVEGTEGCENPKPSQTLLTVLERGSYDGEPVTKVLLQPLTGRTHQLRVHCCSIGHPIVGDFTYSLGTDGSPYRMMLHAYFLQIPLQREVIQVTASDPIVPELDPKWKPETVVANLERLMSELITRTEADERRRKEEEEARKLAREEEKKRRKSVVESVEERAQCQHWLSEWNLSD; encoded by the exons ATGAGAAG TGGTCTGAAGTGGCCCCTTCATGATGGACCTAAGAAGAACCTGAGCATGGAGCCGGCGAGTGTGGAGAACCTGTGCGTGTTGTACCACAGTGCTGATTACCTGGTGCTCAATAAACACTGGGACATCCGCATTGACAGCAAGCTGTGGAGCGAAACACACACGGTCCAGAAGCAACTGATGCACCGGTTCCCTCAGCTTGCAGATCCTCAGACGCACTACGGCttcag GTTCTGCCATCAGCTGGACTTTTCCACCAGTGGAGCGCTGTGTGTGGCTCTGAATAAAGCAGCTGCCGGACAAGCGTATCGCTGTTTCAAAGACAGAACTGTAACCAAGGCTTATCTTGCTCTG GTTCGAGGCACCGTGACTGATGGCAGAATGACGCTGGACGCCGCCATCGGGAAAAACACCACCGagggaaaaacacacatgaTGTGTGTGGAAGGAACCGAAG GATGTGAGAATCCCAAGCCCAGCCAGACATTATTAACTGTATTAGAACGCGGATCATATGATGGAGAGCCAGTTACTAAAGTTCTTCTGCAGCCTCTTACAG GACGCACCCATCAGCTCCGGGTGCACTGCTGCTCCATCGGTCATCCCATCGTCGGCGACTTCACTTACAGCCTCGGCACAGACGGCTCTCCGTACCGCATGATGTTACACGCCTACTTCCTGCAGATCCCTCTGCAACGCGAGGTCATCCAGGTCACGGCTTCCGATCCCATCGTTCCCGAACTCGACCCCAAATGGAAGCCGGAAACGGTCGTTGCAAATCTCGAGAGGTTAATGAGCGAACTAATCACGAGAACTGAAGCGGATGAGCGACgaaggaaggaggaggaagaggcgAGGAAGCTGgcgagagaagaggagaagaagaggaggaagagcgTGGTGGAGAGTGTGGAGGAACGGGCACAGTGTCAGCACTGGCTCTCTGAATGGAATCTCAGTGACTAG
- the rpusd1 gene encoding RNA pseudouridylate synthase domain-containing protein 1 isoform X2 — protein MEPASVENLCVLYHSADYLVLNKHWDIRIDSKLWSETHTVQKQLMHRFPQLADPQTHYGFRFCHQLDFSTSGALCVALNKAAAGQAYRCFKDRTVTKAYLALVRGTVTDGRMTLDAAIGKNTTEGKTHMMCVEGTEGCENPKPSQTLLTVLERGSYDGEPVTKVLLQPLTGRTHQLRVHCCSIGHPIVGDFTYSLGTDGSPYRMMLHAYFLQIPLQREVIQVTASDPIVPELDPKWKPETVVANLERLMSELITRTEADERRRKEEEEARKLAREEEKKRRKSVVESVEERAQCQHWLSEWNLSD, from the exons ATGGAGCCGGCGAGTGTGGAGAACCTGTGCGTGTTGTACCACAGTGCTGATTACCTGGTGCTCAATAAACACTGGGACATCCGCATTGACAGCAAGCTGTGGAGCGAAACACACACGGTCCAGAAGCAACTGATGCACCGGTTCCCTCAGCTTGCAGATCCTCAGACGCACTACGGCttcag GTTCTGCCATCAGCTGGACTTTTCCACCAGTGGAGCGCTGTGTGTGGCTCTGAATAAAGCAGCTGCCGGACAAGCGTATCGCTGTTTCAAAGACAGAACTGTAACCAAGGCTTATCTTGCTCTG GTTCGAGGCACCGTGACTGATGGCAGAATGACGCTGGACGCCGCCATCGGGAAAAACACCACCGagggaaaaacacacatgaTGTGTGTGGAAGGAACCGAAG GATGTGAGAATCCCAAGCCCAGCCAGACATTATTAACTGTATTAGAACGCGGATCATATGATGGAGAGCCAGTTACTAAAGTTCTTCTGCAGCCTCTTACAG GACGCACCCATCAGCTCCGGGTGCACTGCTGCTCCATCGGTCATCCCATCGTCGGCGACTTCACTTACAGCCTCGGCACAGACGGCTCTCCGTACCGCATGATGTTACACGCCTACTTCCTGCAGATCCCTCTGCAACGCGAGGTCATCCAGGTCACGGCTTCCGATCCCATCGTTCCCGAACTCGACCCCAAATGGAAGCCGGAAACGGTCGTTGCAAATCTCGAGAGGTTAATGAGCGAACTAATCACGAGAACTGAAGCGGATGAGCGACgaaggaaggaggaggaagaggcgAGGAAGCTGgcgagagaagaggagaagaagaggaggaagagcgTGGTGGAGAGTGTGGAGGAACGGGCACAGTGTCAGCACTGGCTCTCTGAATGGAATCTCAGTGACTAG